The sequence below is a genomic window from Mycobacteroides abscessus ATCC 19977.
GTATCTCGTCACGCACCTGTCCCGTGCGGGGTGGTTGCGCTGGTCGGACAAGCTGGCGGCGGCACCCCTTAAGCCGGGAAAGGGCCCCATCGCGCTGCGGGTGCACCTCGGAACACCTGGTGATGCGCCAGGATTCGATCTCACGGAGGCCGGCACCCAAAAACGGTTGGCCGTGTGGGTGGTGCGAGATCCCGCCGCGGTGCCGCAGATAGCGTCCCTGGGGCCCGACGCGCTCTCTCTCACTGCCGACGGGCTGGCCGACATATTGGCCGGGACCACTGCGCGCCTGAAGAACGTGATCACCGACCAACGGGTGATCTCCGGAATCGGCAACGCCTACAGCGACGAGATCCTGCATGTGGCCAAGCTGTCACCCTTCGCCAGCGGAAAAACGCTGTCCGAAGGGCAACTGACCGCATTGTACGAGGCGATGCAGTCGGTGCTCACCGATGCGGTAGAGCGTAGCGTCGGACAACAGGCGGCAACTCTTAAGGGGGAGAAGCGATCCGGGTTGCGGGTGCATGCCCGCGCCGGGATGCCCTGCCCGGTGTGTGGCGATGTGGTGCGGGAGGTGTCATTCGCCGATAAGTCGTTCCAGTATTGCCCGACCTGCCAGACCGGTGGCAAGGTGCTAGCCGACCGTCGGCTCTCGCGACTGCTCAAATAAAGTGGCAACGTGACGCGACAGAAGATCCTCATCACCGGGGCGAGCTCCGGCCTGGGTGCCGAGATGGCCCGTCAGTTCGCTGCGAAGGGACGGGACCTGGCGCTGTGCGCCCGGCGCACCGAGGCGCTCGAAGAACTCAAGGCAGAGTTGCTGGGCGCCAACCCGGGAATCAAGGTCGCGGTGCGGGCGCTGGACGTCACCAACCACGAATCCGTGCCGGTCGTATTCGGCGAGCTGCGCGACGAGCTCGGCGGCCTGGATCGGGTAGTGGTCAACGCCGGCATCGCCAAGGGTTGGCACCTCGGTGGCGGCAAGTCGTGGGCCAACATCCAGACCATCGAAACCAACCTCATCGGTGCACTGGTACAGATCGAGGCGGCGCTAGCCCTGTTCAAGGAACAGGGCTACGGGCACCTGGTCCTCATCTCCTCGGTGACAGCGGCCAAGGGGCTGCCTGGCACCAAAGCCGCCTATGCGGCCAGCAAGGCCGGACTTTCCTCGCTGGGTGAATCACTGCGATCCGAATATGCCCGCGGCCCAATCAAAGTCAGCACCATTGAGCCTGGCTACATACAGACCGATCTGAGCGCCAAGTCGCCGACCACCCCGATGATGGTCGACACACTGACCGGCGTGACGGCAATGGTGAACGCCATCGAGAAGGAGCCCGGCCGCGCGGCGGTGCCGCGATGGCCGTGGGAACCGGTGATGGCGGTCATGCGGTTGCTGCCGCCCCGGCTGGCGGG
It includes:
- a CDS encoding SDR family oxidoreductase, which encodes MTRQKILITGASSGLGAEMARQFAAKGRDLALCARRTEALEELKAELLGANPGIKVAVRALDVTNHESVPVVFGELRDELGGLDRVVVNAGIAKGWHLGGGKSWANIQTIETNLIGALVQIEAALALFKEQGYGHLVLISSVTAAKGLPGTKAAYAASKAGLSSLGESLRSEYARGPIKVSTIEPGYIQTDLSAKSPTTPMMVDTLTGVTAMVNAIEKEPGRAAVPRWPWEPVMAVMRLLPPRLAGRLA
- a CDS encoding Fpg/Nei family DNA glycosylase, which encodes MPELPEVEALADHLRRHATGATIGRIDISALSVLKTFDPPITALHGQPVTGATRWGKYLGLQAGDLYLVTHLSRAGWLRWSDKLAAAPLKPGKGPIALRVHLGTPGDAPGFDLTEAGTQKRLAVWVVRDPAAVPQIASLGPDALSLTADGLADILAGTTARLKNVITDQRVISGIGNAYSDEILHVAKLSPFASGKTLSEGQLTALYEAMQSVLTDAVERSVGQQAATLKGEKRSGLRVHARAGMPCPVCGDVVREVSFADKSFQYCPTCQTGGKVLADRRLSRLLK